One Gordonia sp. SID5947 genomic region harbors:
- a CDS encoding 2OG-Fe(II) oxygenase family protein, translating to MAELNREATMGGLGTETSEREVRRISLADLESRREQITEELWSAATDIGFFQVVDHGIDLGDVARAFDMSARFFALPADVKAQYPLKKGQNAGWEHTSQVRPSVGTPDQKESYQLTLPRMAGLWPSETELAGFRTTILEFEHKCWRLAMDLLGCFATRLGFDSEFFTRAHDPSAETYQSTLRLLHYYAFPEDLLDTDTAWRAGAHTDFDVLTLLFQRTGQGGLQVLPGAEAEGQAWTPVEPSDDAITCNIGDMLMRWSDDRLPSNFHRVRPPRRGEDTGPRYSIAYFAQANTDAVIESAEGKYPPVTGGDYIAQRIAANFAK from the coding sequence ATGGCCGAACTCAATCGCGAAGCAACGATGGGTGGTCTGGGCACCGAGACCAGCGAACGCGAGGTCCGCCGCATCAGCCTCGCCGATCTCGAATCCCGTCGCGAGCAGATCACCGAGGAACTGTGGTCCGCGGCAACGGATATCGGATTCTTTCAGGTCGTCGACCACGGCATCGACCTCGGTGACGTGGCCCGCGCCTTCGACATGTCCGCCCGGTTCTTCGCGTTACCTGCCGACGTCAAGGCGCAGTACCCGCTGAAGAAGGGGCAGAACGCCGGGTGGGAGCACACTTCTCAGGTCCGCCCCTCGGTGGGCACACCGGATCAGAAGGAGTCCTATCAGCTGACACTGCCCAGGATGGCCGGGCTCTGGCCTTCCGAGACCGAACTCGCGGGCTTTCGGACGACGATCCTCGAGTTCGAACACAAGTGCTGGCGTCTCGCCATGGATCTGCTCGGATGTTTCGCCACCAGGCTCGGCTTCGACAGCGAGTTCTTCACCCGGGCACACGATCCCAGCGCCGAGACGTACCAGAGCACGCTTCGCCTGCTCCACTACTACGCCTTTCCGGAGGACTTGCTCGACACGGACACCGCGTGGCGTGCGGGTGCGCACACGGACTTCGACGTGCTCACCCTGTTGTTCCAGCGGACCGGCCAGGGCGGCCTGCAGGTCCTGCCCGGCGCCGAGGCGGAAGGCCAGGCCTGGACTCCGGTCGAACCGTCCGACGACGCGATCACCTGCAATATCGGCGACATGCTGATGCGGTGGTCCGACGACCGGCTCCCGTCCAACTTCCACCGCGTGCGACCACCGCGCCGCGGTGAGGACACCGGCCCGCGCTACTCGATCGCGTACTTCGCGCAGGCGAACACCGACGCGGTGATCGAGAGCGCGGAGGGCAAGTACCCGCCCGTCACCGGGGGCGATTACATCGCCCAGCGGATCGCCGCCAACTTCGCGAAGTAG
- a CDS encoding Fur family transcriptional regulator, whose amino-acid sequence MSDRHMLHRQLREAGLRVTAPRLAVLEILHEHPHSTADFVAAGVRESLGAVSTQTVYDVLRACTARGLLRRIEPAGSPVRYETRTADNHHHLICRACGEIIDIDCVVGEAPCLAPDRDHGYRVDEAELIFWGMCPSCQVAESVPIL is encoded by the coding sequence ATGTCCGATCGGCACATGCTTCATCGACAACTGCGAGAGGCCGGTTTGCGCGTCACCGCGCCCCGGCTCGCGGTGCTGGAGATCTTGCATGAGCATCCGCATTCGACAGCGGACTTCGTGGCGGCCGGCGTCCGAGAGAGTCTCGGCGCGGTGTCCACGCAGACCGTCTACGACGTGCTGCGTGCCTGTACGGCGCGGGGATTGCTGCGGCGGATCGAGCCCGCGGGGTCGCCGGTGCGGTATGAGACCCGGACGGCGGACAACCACCACCACCTGATCTGTCGCGCATGCGGAGAGATCATCGACATCGACTGCGTGGTCGGCGAGGCGCCCTGCCTCGCCCCGGACCGCGACCACGGATACCGCGTCGACGAGGCGGAGCTCATCTTCTGGGGTATGTGCCCCAGTTGCCAAGTCGCAGAATCTGTTCCGATTCTGTGA
- a CDS encoding organic hydroperoxide resistance protein, whose product MAIDPVYTISSKASGGGRDGEVVSATGQIDLELRPPKEMGGSGDGSNPEELFSAGYAACFLGALRATSKQAGTPVPDDSTVSVTIGIGKDPADNGFGLTAAIEVHIPGVDQATAQKLADGAHAFCPYSKATRGNIAQTVTATV is encoded by the coding sequence ATGGCAATCGACCCGGTGTACACAATTTCTTCCAAGGCATCCGGCGGAGGCCGCGACGGAGAGGTCGTCTCGGCGACCGGCCAGATCGATCTCGAACTCCGTCCGCCAAAGGAGATGGGCGGCAGCGGCGACGGGAGCAACCCGGAGGAACTGTTCTCCGCCGGTTACGCGGCATGCTTCCTCGGCGCGTTACGAGCCACGTCGAAGCAGGCCGGCACGCCGGTGCCCGACGATTCGACGGTCTCCGTCACGATCGGCATCGGTAAAGATCCCGCCGACAACGGATTCGGGCTGACCGCGGCAATCGAGGTGCACATCCCGGGCGTCGACCAGGCCACCGCCCAGAAGCTGGCCGACGGCGCGCACGCGTTCTGCCCGTATTCCAAGGCCACGCGCGGCAACATCGCGCAAACCGTCACCGCCACGGTTTGA
- a CDS encoding DNA starvation/stationary phase protection protein: protein MTTKTPITSTLTEEQQTVTGRALQDTLVDLIDLSLIAKQAHWNVVGRQFRSVHLELDELVTVSREFTDAAAERATAIGVSPDGRAETVAKDAHTKGFGEGWTQDADVVAAIVDNLKSVISGLRERIDVTEKADPVTQDLLIGIASKLEQLHWMWQAQVA, encoded by the coding sequence TTGACCACCAAGACGCCCATCACCAGCACATTGACCGAAGAGCAGCAGACCGTCACCGGCCGGGCACTGCAGGACACCCTGGTCGATCTGATCGATCTCTCGCTGATCGCCAAGCAGGCGCATTGGAACGTCGTCGGCCGTCAGTTCCGTTCTGTCCATCTCGAACTCGACGAGCTGGTGACGGTGAGTCGCGAGTTCACCGATGCCGCAGCGGAACGTGCGACGGCGATCGGGGTCAGCCCCGACGGACGCGCCGAGACGGTGGCAAAGGACGCGCACACCAAGGGATTCGGCGAAGGCTGGACTCAGGATGCGGACGTGGTTGCGGCCATCGTCGACAACCTCAAGTCGGTGATCAGCGGATTGCGTGAGCGGATCGACGTCACGGAGAAGGCCGATCCCGTGACGCAGGACCTGCTGATCGGTATCGCGTCCAAGCTGGAGCAACTGCACTGGATGTGGCAGGCACAGGTGGCCTGA
- a CDS encoding helix-turn-helix domain-containing protein — protein MLNKVAVLLHQRVSLFEFGVVNEVFGLDRTDDGVPPFEFLIASPNPGVPLSIGNGASVIPPASLEDCLDADLVAIPGGSSGPDFAPEILDTLRGVVSNGGRVLTVCTGAFAAGAAGLLDGRRCTTHWRYGAQLAQTYPTAIVDTDVLFVDDGPITTSAGTAAGIDASLHLVREEFGPEVANRIARRMVVAPHRDGGQRQFVEAPVPECESDGFAGVLEWIIEHIDRDISVEVLADRMHMSTRTFARRFVEEVGVSPHKWLTEQRVLHARRLLESTDLPVDEVAGSVGFASGTLLRHHFNATVGVTPSTYRKRFAR, from the coding sequence ATGTTGAACAAGGTGGCCGTACTGCTTCACCAACGGGTCTCCCTGTTCGAGTTCGGTGTGGTCAACGAGGTGTTCGGGCTCGATCGCACCGACGACGGCGTGCCCCCGTTCGAGTTCCTGATCGCGTCTCCGAACCCCGGTGTGCCGTTGAGCATCGGAAACGGCGCCTCTGTGATCCCCCCTGCCTCACTCGAGGATTGTCTCGACGCCGACCTCGTGGCCATCCCCGGCGGTAGTTCCGGCCCCGACTTCGCACCGGAGATCCTCGACACCCTGCGTGGCGTGGTCAGCAACGGTGGCCGCGTGCTGACGGTGTGTACCGGCGCATTTGCGGCCGGCGCCGCGGGCCTGCTCGACGGGAGGCGCTGCACCACGCACTGGCGATATGGCGCCCAACTGGCGCAGACGTATCCGACGGCGATCGTCGACACCGATGTCCTGTTCGTCGACGACGGGCCGATCACCACGAGCGCCGGGACCGCCGCGGGCATCGACGCTTCGCTCCATCTGGTGCGCGAGGAGTTCGGCCCGGAGGTGGCCAACCGAATCGCGCGCCGAATGGTCGTGGCGCCGCACCGCGACGGTGGCCAACGTCAGTTCGTCGAGGCACCCGTACCGGAATGCGAGTCCGACGGCTTCGCCGGGGTTCTCGAGTGGATCATCGAGCACATCGACCGCGACATCTCGGTCGAGGTGTTGGCCGACCGGATGCACATGTCCACCCGTACGTTCGCCCGCCGATTCGTCGAGGAGGTCGGCGTCTCACCGCACAAGTGGCTGACCGAACAGCGCGTCCTCCATGCGCGGCGACTGCTGGAGTCGACCGACCTGCCCGTCGACGAGGTGGCCGGCTCGGTCGGTTTCGCCTCTGGCACCCTGCTCAGACATCACTTCAACGCCACTGTCGGCGTCACCCCGTCCACGTACCGGAAGCGGTTCGCGCGCTGA
- a CDS encoding DUF2252 domain-containing protein — protein MPATIPELAICPEPAGRADPVQILSAQATSRVAELIPVRNARMAATPFTFYRGAAAVMAADLAAVPDSGVNTQLCGDAHLSNFGLFYTPERRMIFDLNDFDETSAGPFEWDVKRLAASFVVAARSNGFDAKTGRAIAREVAKSYRKWMFSSADLSTMDCWYARIDADELLAEVGSTLDTSTEARTVKGLRKARHRNSVQAVAKLCVVDDEGNMRIRSDPPLLVPIDELFPDHQADVVAERIAVRIEGYRSMLPDYVRALFDQFTVVDSARKVVGVGSVGTRAWIVLMRGPQGDPLFLQLKEAQRSVLMDHVPVQPYPNQGQRVVEGQRLLQAASDLFLGWTSGFDENDEKRDFYVRQLRDGKGSVVVEALTPGEMNLYARLCGRVLAQAHARTADRWPIIDYLRSGKGFPSAISEFAASYADLNDGDHAAFVAAIDRGDVASDELR, from the coding sequence ATGCCCGCGACGATTCCCGAGTTGGCGATCTGTCCGGAGCCGGCCGGGCGGGCCGATCCGGTGCAGATCTTGTCGGCGCAGGCGACGTCGCGGGTCGCCGAGTTGATCCCGGTACGCAATGCGCGGATGGCGGCCACTCCCTTCACCTTCTATCGCGGCGCCGCAGCCGTGATGGCCGCCGACCTTGCCGCGGTACCTGACTCGGGGGTCAACACTCAGCTCTGTGGGGACGCCCACCTGAGCAACTTCGGCTTGTTCTACACGCCGGAGCGTCGGATGATCTTCGACCTCAACGACTTCGACGAGACCAGTGCGGGCCCCTTCGAGTGGGACGTGAAACGGTTGGCGGCCAGTTTCGTGGTCGCCGCGCGCTCCAACGGTTTCGACGCAAAGACCGGTCGTGCGATCGCACGCGAGGTGGCGAAGTCGTATCGGAAATGGATGTTCTCCAGCGCAGACCTGTCGACCATGGATTGCTGGTACGCACGGATCGATGCCGACGAGCTGCTGGCCGAGGTCGGCTCGACGCTCGACACCTCGACCGAGGCTCGTACCGTCAAGGGTTTGCGGAAGGCTCGGCACCGCAACAGCGTGCAAGCCGTGGCGAAGCTCTGCGTGGTCGACGACGAGGGCAACATGAGGATCCGGAGCGACCCACCGCTCCTGGTTCCCATCGACGAACTCTTCCCCGATCACCAGGCCGACGTCGTCGCCGAACGCATCGCGGTACGGATCGAGGGGTATCGGTCGATGCTCCCGGACTATGTCCGTGCACTGTTCGATCAGTTCACCGTGGTCGACAGCGCGCGCAAAGTTGTCGGCGTCGGGAGTGTGGGGACCCGTGCCTGGATCGTGCTCATGCGGGGGCCTCAGGGCGACCCACTCTTCCTGCAGCTCAAAGAGGCGCAACGGTCGGTGCTCATGGATCATGTTCCGGTGCAGCCATATCCGAACCAGGGTCAGCGAGTGGTGGAGGGCCAGCGGTTGTTACAGGCGGCCAGCGACCTGTTCCTCGGGTGGACATCGGGATTCGACGAGAACGACGAGAAGCGCGACTTCTATGTCCGGCAGCTCCGGGACGGCAAGGGATCGGTCGTCGTGGAGGCATTGACCCCGGGCGAGATGAATCTCTATGCGCGCCTCTGCGGCCGCGTCCTGGCGCAGGCGCACGCGCGCACGGCCGACCGCTGGCCGATCATCGACTACCTACGCAGTGGGAAGGGTTTTCCCTCGGCCATCTCCGAATTCGCGGCGTCATACGCGGATCTCAACGACGGCGACCACGCCGCGTTCGTCGCGGCGATCGATCGCGGCGACGTGGCATCGGATGAGCTGCGGTGA
- a CDS encoding AAA family ATPase: protein MSTRTVDVPSDVLGTEAGPFVAERPRITALLDGAIAPATAPDAESRGGPVVLVSAPANTGKTAAVGDWIRTVPEALIIEIDVSSAETMERIWRRCHERLEAASDARPARVSELLPAAAPATDFADTARRLERRLARSDRPVVLIFDDVDQLADPVGVHSLDTFLAVLPAHVAVVLIARHDPPLSWHRYAREGRFTRIGEDALSLTAAEIRDVMARQHTELTDDAADRLLFLTGGWAALVRVAANHLAGRSDVADALAQLERSPRPVSDYLVGDLITALPADLFEFASVTAALPEFEVDLADTICSVDAARALRGLADHSFPVVAAEPAPGIRSYTYPGIVRAYLRGELRTRRPGAREQIITEAITWSVRNRRHHGAVRLALELADGDVLERTLLACGVPMALDGYLNSLLALLDSAQQMVAQSPVLPLLHALVAHDTDDLERAATHLDHAVVLDPALDDPRAESDAVVYLYRALLVHVWARRRGRDISELIPTLGTCRSMRATISSSSD, encoded by the coding sequence ATGTCGACCAGGACCGTGGACGTGCCGTCCGACGTCCTCGGTACCGAGGCGGGCCCGTTCGTCGCCGAGCGTCCACGGATCACCGCACTTCTCGACGGGGCGATCGCGCCCGCGACGGCGCCGGATGCCGAATCCCGCGGTGGGCCGGTCGTCCTGGTGAGCGCGCCGGCCAACACCGGGAAGACCGCCGCGGTCGGTGACTGGATCCGGACTGTGCCGGAGGCTCTGATCATCGAGATCGATGTCTCGTCGGCCGAGACCATGGAACGCATCTGGCGAAGGTGTCATGAGAGGTTGGAAGCCGCGTCGGATGCACGCCCCGCCCGCGTTTCGGAGCTGCTGCCGGCGGCGGCGCCTGCGACGGACTTCGCCGACACCGCACGGCGACTCGAACGGCGGCTCGCGCGGTCGGACCGGCCGGTGGTCCTGATCTTCGACGACGTCGACCAATTGGCCGATCCCGTCGGGGTGCACAGTCTCGACACCTTTCTCGCCGTCTTGCCCGCTCATGTCGCAGTCGTGTTGATCGCACGGCACGACCCCCCGCTGTCATGGCATCGGTATGCGCGTGAGGGTCGCTTCACACGGATCGGTGAAGACGCACTGTCGTTGACCGCAGCGGAGATCCGCGACGTGATGGCCCGGCAGCACACCGAGTTGACCGATGACGCTGCCGATCGACTGCTCTTCCTGACCGGTGGATGGGCGGCCCTGGTCCGGGTCGCGGCGAACCATCTCGCCGGTCGATCAGACGTCGCCGATGCGCTGGCGCAGCTGGAACGGTCGCCGAGGCCGGTCTCGGATTACCTGGTCGGCGACCTGATCACGGCGCTGCCCGCAGATCTGTTCGAATTCGCCTCCGTCACCGCGGCTCTGCCGGAATTCGAAGTGGATCTCGCCGACACGATCTGTTCGGTCGACGCGGCCCGCGCGCTGCGTGGCCTGGCCGATCACAGCTTTCCCGTCGTCGCGGCCGAACCGGCGCCCGGAATCCGGTCCTACACCTATCCGGGTATCGTCCGCGCCTATCTGCGAGGTGAACTGCGGACGCGGCGGCCCGGGGCGCGGGAACAGATCATCACCGAGGCGATCACTTGGTCCGTGCGCAACCGCCGCCACCACGGCGCAGTGCGGCTTGCACTCGAACTCGCCGACGGCGATGTCCTGGAGAGGACGCTCCTCGCCTGCGGGGTGCCCATGGCGCTCGACGGTTATCTGAACAGTCTTCTGGCTCTGCTGGATTCGGCCCAGCAGATGGTGGCGCAGAGCCCCGTGTTGCCGTTGCTGCACGCGCTGGTCGCACATGACACCGACGATCTCGAGCGGGCCGCCACCCATCTCGACCATGCGGTCGTCCTCGATCCGGCGCTCGACGATCCCCGGGCCGAGAGCGATGCGGTGGTGTACCTGTACCGAGCGCTCCTGGTGCACGTGT